The following are encoded together in the Wolbachia endosymbiont (group E) of Neria commutata genome:
- the mnmA gene encoding tRNA 2-thiouridine(34) synthase MnmA → MLKEFEIEPLLKDKAPAQTKAIVAMSGGVDSSVAAALLHNLGYQVIGVTLQLYGSNGSTSAKKGACCAGQDIYDAKRVAESVGFPHYILNYEEIFKKEVIEDFADTYMRGETPIPCVKCNQTVKFRDLLQVTKNMEADVLVTGHYVRRLEKNGEIKLCTSIDKSKDQSYFLFSTTEEQLKLLRFPLGRFYKNDIRKLAKYFGLQISDKPDSQDICFVSDSYSKTIAKLAPQSVQKGKIVNIDGKVLGEHNGIVNFTIGQRKGLAIAHSEPLYVVKINAQNNEVVVGPISSLMQKKIFIKELNWLEQPKDGMEVTVKLRSSHVGSLATIYQTEEKDKACVVLNDDYFGISPGQACVAYKDEQVIGGGWICAQPAAYFDA, encoded by the coding sequence GTGCTGAAAGAATTTGAAATTGAACCTTTGTTAAAAGATAAAGCTCCTGCTCAAACCAAAGCTATTGTTGCAATGTCCGGTGGAGTTGATAGTTCTGTTGCTGCAGCACTATTGCATAATTTAGGGTACCAAGTGATCGGCGTAACCCTTCAGCTGTATGGCAGCAATGGTAGCACTAGTGCAAAAAAAGGTGCGTGCTGTGCTGGGCAAGATATTTATGATGCTAAACGCGTGGCTGAAAGTGTTGGATTTCCCCACTATATTCTAAATTATGAAGAAATATTTAAAAAAGAGGTAATAGAAGATTTTGCGGATACTTATATGCGTGGAGAAACTCCTATACCCTGCGTAAAGTGTAACCAAACAGTAAAATTCCGTGATTTATTGCAAGTTACGAAAAATATGGAAGCAGATGTGTTAGTCACAGGACACTATGTGAGAAGGTTAGAAAAAAATGGTGAGATAAAGTTATGCACAAGCATCGATAAAAGCAAAGACCAAAGTTATTTTCTGTTTTCAACAACAGAGGAGCAACTGAAACTTCTTAGGTTTCCACTCGGCAGATTCTACAAAAATGATATAAGAAAATTAGCAAAATATTTTGGCTTACAAATTTCTGACAAGCCAGACAGTCAGGATATATGTTTTGTGTCCGACAGCTATAGTAAGACAATAGCAAAGCTCGCTCCTCAGTCAGTACAAAAAGGTAAAATAGTAAATATAGATGGGAAAGTGCTAGGGGAACATAATGGCATAGTAAATTTCACAATTGGGCAAAGAAAAGGCTTAGCTATTGCGCACAGTGAGCCTCTTTATGTGGTAAAAATCAATGCACAAAATAATGAAGTAGTTGTTGGGCCGATTAGTTCGCTAATGCAAAAGAAAATATTCATCAAAGAACTAAATTGGCTAGAACAACCAAAAGATGGTATGGAAGTCACTGTAAAGCTCAGATCATCACATGTAGGGAGTTTAGCAACAATATATCAAACTGAAGAAAAAGATAAAGCTTGTGTTGTCTTAAATGATGACTACTTTGGAATTAGCCCTGGTCAGGCTTGTGTTGCATATAAAGATGAACAAGTAATTGGTGGCGGGTGGATATGCGCTCAACCAGCAGCTTATTTTGACGCATAG
- a CDS encoding DNA-3-methyladenine glycosylase, with protein sequence MILPRDFYKRPTLTVAGELLGKILKFSNFSGIITEVEAYIGIDDPACHAAKGYTNRTSVMFGMPGLSYVYFIYGMYYCLNIVTEEEGYPAAVLIRGLRLVEPLETKLDGPGILCKRLNITTEHNKQDLTINNEFCVYKSDFKPDYICTPRIGINKGQEKFWRFLVV encoded by the coding sequence ATGATATTGCCAAGAGATTTTTATAAACGTCCTACCTTAACTGTAGCTGGAGAGTTATTAGGAAAAATTCTCAAATTTTCTAACTTTAGTGGAATAATAACTGAAGTTGAAGCTTATATAGGAATAGATGATCCAGCATGCCATGCAGCAAAAGGCTATACTAATCGAACCTCAGTAATGTTTGGTATGCCAGGGCTTTCATATGTATATTTTATATATGGAATGTATTACTGTTTAAATATTGTAACGGAAGAAGAAGGATATCCAGCAGCTGTGTTAATACGAGGATTGAGGCTTGTTGAACCGCTTGAAACAAAATTAGATGGACCAGGGATATTATGCAAAAGATTAAATATTACAACAGAACATAATAAGCAAGATTTAACGATAAATAATGAATTTTGCGTTTATAAATCTGACTTCAAACCGGATTATATTTGCACTCCAAGGATAGGAATTAACAAGGGTCAAGAGAAATTTTGGCGATTCTTGGTGGTGTAA
- a CDS encoding type IV secretion system protein translates to MLKFFKREKSAESLDKDINWNSSRYSTVVAQRNVLLLFALILLAAISISILAIFKISTSSTIEPFIIEIEKKSGIVQLVDPVTVKQYSANEVLNNYFITEYIKAREVFDPYHYNYNYYTKVRLFSSSNVYNEFRNYIRLQNLDDLFNLYSDFVKNEFKIRSIQKLDNDALQVRFTVEFTRKDGSSARKNKIVIMSYRYASLEMDDQQRYINPLGFQVISYRVDDEYV, encoded by the coding sequence ATGCTAAAATTTTTTAAGCGAGAAAAAAGCGCTGAATCATTAGATAAAGATATAAATTGGAATTCGAGCCGCTATAGCACAGTTGTGGCTCAAAGAAATGTTTTACTTTTATTTGCATTAATATTATTAGCAGCGATTTCTATCAGTATATTAGCTATATTTAAAATTAGCACTAGTAGCACTATTGAACCATTCATCATAGAAATTGAAAAGAAATCAGGAATAGTGCAATTGGTTGATCCTGTTACAGTAAAACAATATTCCGCAAATGAAGTGTTAAATAATTACTTTATTACAGAATATATAAAAGCAAGGGAGGTTTTTGACCCATATCATTACAATTATAACTACTATACAAAAGTGAGATTATTTTCTTCATCGAACGTATATAATGAATTTAGAAACTATATAAGGTTGCAAAATCTGGATGATCTTTTCAATCTATATTCAGATTTTGTCAAAAACGAATTTAAAATTCGCTCAATTCAAAAATTGGATAACGATGCCCTTCAAGTGAGATTTACTGTAGAATTCACAAGAAAAGATGGTAGTTCTGCAAGAAAAAATAAGATAGTTATTATGTCATATAGGTATGCATCACTTGAAATGGATGATCAGCAAAGATATATTAATCCGTTAGGGTTTCAAGTTATTTCTTATAGGGTAGATGATGAATATGTATAG
- the aspS gene encoding aspartate--tRNA ligase, producing MNCYKTHTCNEVRKNDVGKEVTLSGWLYRKRDHGNLIFVDLRDFHGITQLVFNNDKDFFDEISNLKSESVITVKGTVTARAEDTANSSIITGEIEVVVNSLYVESEVEFHCDEEIAKEERSILASIAGEQEYPENMRFRYRFLDLRREKARNNIILRSQIIAELRKLMIAQGFLEIQTPILTASSPEGARDYLVPSRLNPGKFYALPQAPQIFKQLLMVSGFDKYFQIAPCFRDEDARADRSPGEFYQLDLEMSFITQEDIFQTIEPILYNVFVKFSKKSIDKDFPRITYKEAMLKYGSDKPDLRSPLLISDVTEIFRDSEFNIFKSNIERDMVVRAIPAPKTAQEPRSFFDKKIEHAQKEFGAKGLGYITFDENGAAKGPIAKFLDENRLNQIIEITNTKPGDSVFFVSDKENEAATIAGKVRTLLGSELGLIDDNIFKFCWIIDFPYFFYDDKSKKIDFFHNPFSMPHGGLKDLEEKNPLDVIAYQYDLVCNGIELSSGAIRNNKLDIMYKAFAIAGYSKEAVDTKFGALVRAFRFGVPPHGGIAPGVDRIVMLLADEPNIREVICFPMNQQGEDVLMGSPSKVDNSHLRELSLQVIKQD from the coding sequence ATGAACTGCTATAAAACCCACACGTGCAATGAAGTACGAAAAAACGATGTAGGAAAGGAAGTTACTCTCTCCGGTTGGCTTTATCGTAAACGTGACCATGGTAACCTAATTTTTGTAGATCTTCGAGATTTTCACGGTATCACTCAATTGGTATTTAATAACGATAAAGATTTTTTTGATGAAATCTCAAACTTAAAATCAGAAAGCGTGATTACTGTTAAAGGCACAGTAACAGCCAGAGCTGAAGATACAGCAAATAGCTCTATCATCACTGGAGAAATTGAAGTAGTGGTAAATAGTCTATATGTTGAATCAGAAGTTGAATTTCATTGTGATGAAGAAATAGCAAAAGAAGAGAGAAGTATATTAGCAAGCATTGCCGGCGAACAAGAGTACCCAGAAAATATGAGATTTAGATATAGATTTCTTGATTTAAGACGTGAAAAAGCCCGCAATAACATTATTTTGCGTTCACAAATTATTGCAGAACTTCGCAAGCTCATGATAGCACAAGGGTTTTTGGAAATTCAAACTCCAATACTCACTGCTTCATCACCCGAAGGAGCACGTGATTACTTGGTGCCAAGTAGATTAAATCCTGGTAAATTTTATGCATTGCCACAAGCTCCACAAATTTTCAAACAGTTACTTATGGTTTCTGGGTTTGATAAATATTTTCAAATTGCACCTTGCTTTCGCGATGAAGATGCAAGAGCTGACCGTTCCCCGGGGGAATTCTATCAACTAGACTTGGAAATGTCATTTATCACTCAAGAAGATATATTTCAAACCATTGAACCTATTTTATATAACGTATTTGTCAAATTTTCCAAAAAATCTATCGACAAAGATTTTCCACGCATTACTTATAAAGAGGCAATGCTAAAATATGGTTCTGATAAACCAGATTTGCGAAGTCCACTACTTATCAGTGACGTTACAGAAATTTTTCGTGATTCAGAGTTCAATATTTTCAAAAGCAATATTGAGCGCGATATGGTAGTGAGAGCAATTCCTGCTCCTAAAACAGCACAGGAACCACGCAGCTTTTTTGATAAAAAAATAGAACACGCACAAAAAGAATTCGGTGCTAAAGGACTTGGATATATCACTTTTGACGAGAATGGAGCTGCAAAAGGGCCTATTGCAAAATTCCTTGATGAAAATAGATTAAATCAGATTATAGAAATAACAAACACAAAACCTGGAGATAGTGTATTTTTTGTTTCTGATAAAGAGAATGAAGCAGCAACAATAGCGGGAAAAGTACGCACTCTTTTAGGTTCAGAGCTTGGGCTTATAGATGACAATATCTTCAAATTTTGCTGGATTATTGATTTTCCATATTTCTTTTATGATGATAAAAGTAAAAAAATTGACTTTTTTCACAATCCATTCTCCATGCCACATGGTGGCCTCAAAGATTTAGAGGAAAAAAATCCGCTAGATGTTATTGCATATCAATATGATCTGGTCTGCAATGGAATAGAATTGTCAAGTGGGGCAATTCGTAATAATAAACTGGATATTATGTATAAAGCTTTTGCTATTGCCGGCTATAGTAAAGAAGCAGTTGACACAAAATTTGGAGCACTTGTACGTGCATTCAGATTTGGGGTGCCACCTCATGGTGGTATAGCACCTGGAGTTGACAGAATAGTTATGTTGCTTGCTGATGAGCCAAACATTCGTGAAGTAATCTGTTTTCCAATGAATCAACAAGGAGAGGACGTTCTAATGGGTTCTCCATCTAAAGTGGATAATAGTCATTTGCGTGAATTATCTTTGCAAGTTATTAAACAAGATTAA
- the virB9 gene encoding P-type conjugative transfer protein VirB9, with the protein MNMYRILLVLALLISSNLNAFTNYNKPISVDSRIKTFVYSPNEVFTVVFSQGYYSYIEFAEGEKVKNIAVGDASSWKINPYDNKLLIMPFEVSSRTNMIITTTKKRNYIFDLISRPNYDKHPDTGAEKVSHDYSAEKDISYIVRFYYPQEKDEFDVDLDEISPSTQMQHVVKEPEKVIQENDTKYNYTYIDDGGNESLVPIELFDDGYLTYFKFKDNNKIPQILVEEKDKTRLPCKRLLFDDYIIIKGVHKKLFMRYEDDEVEIINKSL; encoded by the coding sequence ATGAATATGTATAGAATATTGTTAGTTTTAGCTTTACTAATAAGTAGTAATTTAAATGCATTTACTAATTATAACAAGCCTATTTCTGTGGATAGTAGAATAAAAACCTTTGTGTACAGCCCAAATGAAGTATTTACAGTGGTTTTTAGTCAAGGCTATTATTCTTATATTGAATTTGCAGAAGGAGAAAAAGTCAAAAACATCGCCGTTGGTGATGCATCAAGTTGGAAAATTAATCCTTATGACAATAAGTTGCTTATAATGCCATTTGAAGTTAGTAGCCGCACTAACATGATTATTACAACAACTAAAAAAAGGAACTATATTTTTGATTTAATCTCAAGGCCCAACTACGATAAACACCCGGACACTGGTGCTGAAAAAGTAAGTCATGATTATTCTGCTGAAAAGGATATATCTTACATAGTACGTTTTTACTATCCTCAAGAGAAAGATGAATTTGACGTTGATTTAGACGAAATATCCCCATCTACTCAAATGCAGCATGTAGTAAAAGAGCCAGAAAAAGTGATACAAGAAAATGATACGAAGTATAATTATACGTATATCGATGATGGTGGTAATGAAAGTCTCGTGCCGATTGAGTTATTTGATGATGGTTATCTAACCTATTTTAAATTCAAAGATAATAATAAAATACCTCAGATTCTTGTAGAAGAAAAGGATAAGACTAGGTTGCCTTGTAAAAGGCTGTTATTTGATGATTATATTATAATAAAAGGAGTGCATAAGAAGTTATTTATGCGTTATGAAGACGATGAAGTTGAAATTATAAATAAGTCGCTTTAG
- the ccmA gene encoding heme ABC exporter ATP-binding protein CcmA has product MLKCESLSCTRNSKILFTNLSFKAEPKSKILITGPNGSGKTSLIRSLSGLLPPVSGNIKHCGKDIYDDPKSYLPSMVYVGHKNACKDSLTVIENIEFWAGIRNTKELVMAAVCCLQLQPVLNIRYSELSAGWKRRVALTRLLISNASIWLIDEPFCNLDSTTCELVLNLILIRSEQSGIVIITGHSATEQLSDFRAIDIRDFQNR; this is encoded by the coding sequence ATGCTTAAGTGCGAAAGTTTATCTTGTACCCGTAATAGTAAGATATTATTCACAAACCTTAGTTTTAAAGCTGAGCCGAAATCAAAAATCTTAATTACCGGTCCAAATGGTAGTGGTAAAACTAGCTTAATTAGAAGTTTATCTGGACTTTTACCACCGGTGTCAGGCAATATAAAACATTGTGGAAAAGACATATATGATGACCCAAAATCCTATTTACCTTCTATGGTTTATGTGGGACATAAAAATGCTTGCAAGGATAGCTTGACTGTTATTGAAAACATAGAATTCTGGGCAGGAATACGAAATACGAAAGAGTTGGTTATGGCAGCTGTTTGTTGCTTGCAGTTACAACCTGTATTGAATATCAGATATAGCGAACTTTCTGCAGGTTGGAAAAGAAGGGTCGCACTTACACGTCTCTTAATTTCTAATGCAAGTATTTGGCTTATAGATGAACCATTTTGCAATCTTGACAGCACAACTTGTGAACTTGTACTCAATCTTATTTTAATACGTTCTGAGCAAAGCGGTATAGTAATTATTACAGGGCATAGTGCTACAGAGCAATTATCTGATTTTAGAGCGATTGATATACGTGATTTTCAAAATCGCTAG
- the typA gene encoding translational GTPase TypA, which yields MTEFKSIRNIAIIAHVDHGKTTLLDNMLKQSGTFRENQEVQERVMDSGDQERERGITILAKCTSIMWGDEKINIIDTPGHADFGGEVERVLCMADGVLLLVDAAEGPMPQTKFVLAKALKANLKPIVIINKVDRPDSRIDEVLNEIYELFFNLDATNEQLDFPVLYASGRNGWCAKELTDERKDLSPLFSTVIDYIKPAVYDQNAPFAMLVTLLESDKFLGRILTGKVYQGVAKVNSDLKVLDLDGKIIERGRLTKLLSFSGLKRIAVEEAVAGDIIAIAGLEKASVSDTICVPEMTTAISSTPVDPPTMAITLSVNDSPFAGQEGTKLTSTVIKDRLYAEAETNVAITVTPATSGDAFEVGGRGELQLGVLIENMRREGFELSVSRPRVLFKEEGGKKLEPIEEVVIDVDEEYSGIIMEKLSFRKGEVTDMRPSGNGRTRLTFLVPSRGLIGYQGEFLTDSRGTGIINRLFHSYAPHKGPISGRRNGVLISTDKGEAVAYAIFNLQDRGIMFIKPQDKVYGGMIVGQHSRDNDLEINVLKGKQLTNVRASGSDEAIKLTPPKIMTLEDMIAYIDDDELVEVTPKSIRLRKKFLDPNERKRAGRAKNKE from the coding sequence ATGACCGAATTTAAATCAATCCGTAATATTGCAATAATTGCACATGTTGACCATGGCAAAACTACTTTGCTTGATAACATGTTAAAACAAAGTGGTACATTTCGTGAAAATCAGGAAGTTCAAGAACGAGTTATGGACAGCGGAGATCAGGAGCGCGAACGCGGAATTACAATACTTGCAAAATGCACATCAATAATGTGGGGTGACGAAAAAATCAATATTATTGATACACCAGGGCACGCAGACTTTGGTGGAGAAGTGGAAAGGGTGCTCTGCATGGCAGATGGTGTGTTATTGCTGGTTGATGCTGCAGAAGGTCCAATGCCGCAAACAAAATTTGTGCTTGCAAAAGCGCTAAAGGCGAATTTAAAGCCAATTGTGATAATTAACAAGGTTGATAGGCCAGATAGCAGGATTGATGAGGTATTAAATGAAATATATGAATTATTTTTCAACTTAGATGCAACTAATGAACAGCTAGATTTTCCAGTATTATATGCTTCAGGTAGAAATGGTTGGTGTGCTAAGGAGCTTACAGATGAAAGAAAGGATTTGAGCCCATTATTTTCAACAGTTATAGATTATATAAAGCCAGCTGTTTATGATCAGAATGCACCTTTTGCTATGCTTGTCACTTTACTTGAATCTGATAAATTTCTTGGAAGAATATTAACAGGAAAGGTTTATCAAGGTGTTGCAAAAGTCAACTCAGATCTTAAGGTGCTTGATCTTGATGGTAAAATAATCGAACGAGGAAGATTAACTAAATTGCTCTCTTTTTCTGGTTTGAAACGTATTGCAGTAGAAGAGGCAGTAGCTGGAGATATAATTGCAATTGCAGGGCTTGAAAAAGCTTCGGTTTCAGATACCATTTGCGTGCCAGAAATGACAACTGCTATAAGTTCAACTCCTGTTGATCCGCCAACAATGGCGATCACTTTGAGTGTGAATGATTCACCTTTTGCTGGACAAGAAGGTACGAAGCTCACTTCAACTGTTATAAAAGATCGCTTATATGCAGAGGCAGAAACAAATGTTGCAATTACTGTGACTCCTGCCACAAGTGGTGACGCATTTGAAGTTGGTGGACGTGGTGAGTTGCAGCTTGGAGTGTTAATTGAAAATATGAGAAGGGAGGGATTTGAGCTTTCGGTATCACGTCCTCGAGTGTTATTTAAAGAAGAAGGTGGTAAAAAACTTGAACCTATAGAGGAAGTAGTCATTGATGTGGATGAAGAATATAGTGGCATCATCATGGAAAAACTCAGCTTCCGTAAAGGTGAAGTCACGGACATGAGACCTTCTGGTAACGGCAGGACAAGATTAACTTTTTTGGTGCCATCAAGAGGATTAATTGGTTATCAAGGGGAATTTTTGACTGATTCTCGAGGTACAGGCATAATCAACCGTTTATTTCATAGTTATGCTCCACATAAGGGCCCAATTTCTGGAAGACGCAATGGTGTATTAATTTCCACTGATAAAGGTGAAGCTGTAGCATATGCAATTTTCAATTTGCAAGACAGAGGAATCATGTTCATTAAACCTCAAGACAAGGTATATGGCGGAATGATTGTAGGTCAGCATAGTCGTGATAATGACCTGGAAATCAACGTGCTAAAAGGTAAACAATTAACAAATGTAAGAGCATCAGGTAGTGATGAGGCTATAAAACTCACACCACCGAAAATAATGACTTTGGAGGATATGATAGCATATATAGATGATGATGAGTTGGTGGAAGTAACTCCAAAATCTATACGTTTACGCAAGAAATTTCTCGATCCGAATGAACGTAAACGTGCAGGAAGGGCAAAAAATAAAGAATAG
- a CDS encoding GTP cyclohydrolase II, translated as MFIKSQYKNKVERAISEIRRGMPIIIHDEDNYLLVAAAEILEQNSFDQYKLILGNIYVTLTSSKVKYISQNEEHGGKRLSISSFAELHNLINCTQENHIHIKELQCSKPIDDYAVSLLKLSELLPYALVVDMHFKDKHEMRNRCDENDIISLDASLISNFERNHSVYEVCKTSLFLKQTQKVNIIAYRTESGDKEHYAIIIGNPNKDNEPLIRIHSSCYTGDLLDSLSCDCRSQLHQAIQMISDSGNGVILYLMQDGRGIGLTNKLRAYNMQREHNLDTVDANRILGFEDDERSFVVAAEMLKKLNIKKIQLLTNNNRKLLELESSGIEITKCIPLIVERNKYNNSYMETKFDKLGHKLRVS; from the coding sequence ATGTTTATAAAAAGTCAATATAAGAATAAAGTAGAAAGAGCTATTAGCGAAATTAGGCGTGGCATGCCAATTATAATACATGATGAAGATAATTACCTATTAGTAGCTGCCGCTGAAATTTTAGAACAAAATTCGTTCGATCAGTATAAACTTATATTGGGCAATATATATGTTACTTTAACTTCAAGTAAGGTAAAATACATATCTCAAAATGAAGAACATGGTGGCAAGCGCTTATCGATAAGTAGTTTTGCTGAATTGCACAATTTAATAAACTGCACGCAAGAAAATCACATACACATAAAGGAATTGCAATGCTCAAAACCAATCGATGATTATGCTGTTTCTTTGCTCAAACTCTCAGAATTACTTCCATACGCGTTAGTGGTTGACATGCATTTTAAAGATAAACACGAAATGCGAAATCGCTGTGATGAAAATGATATTATTTCACTGGACGCATCACTCATAAGTAATTTTGAGCGGAACCATAGTGTATATGAAGTCTGCAAAACGTCATTGTTTTTAAAGCAAACTCAAAAAGTAAATATTATAGCTTATAGAACTGAAAGTGGCGACAAAGAGCATTATGCAATCATCATTGGCAATCCGAATAAAGATAATGAGCCATTAATAAGAATTCACTCTTCATGCTATACAGGCGACTTACTGGACAGCTTATCATGCGATTGCAGAAGCCAATTACATCAAGCTATTCAAATGATAAGTGACTCCGGAAATGGTGTTATACTGTACTTGATGCAGGATGGTAGAGGCATTGGTTTAACTAACAAATTAAGGGCATATAATATGCAAAGAGAACATAACCTTGATACTGTGGATGCAAACAGAATATTGGGCTTTGAAGATGATGAAAGAAGCTTTGTTGTTGCAGCTGAAATGCTCAAGAAACTAAATATAAAAAAAATCCAGTTACTTACAAATAATAATAGAAAATTATTAGAATTGGAAAGCAGTGGTATAGAAATTACAAAGTGTATACCCCTGATTGTGGAGCGTAATAAATATAATAACTCATATATGGAGACAAAGTTCGATAAATTAGGACATAAATTAAGGGTTTCTTAA
- a CDS encoding metallophosphoesterase family protein codes for MNIVSIFIFLALSLVTSFYSAHSEILYTWSQVVPENKLSIRAIINDDTCPIAHVDGKDIEMLDRSSVNNGNNVEKVCELLVQTDAKDISINNLQVPTFPTKINKIAFIGDTGCRINMLFQQECNSVDSWPLKKNLNSIALHKPDLIIHVGDYHYRKTKCRNTKKCGEIYGYNKEAWYTDWFEPAKDISLQSPFLFVRGNHESCDRAYEGWFRYLDSYPFSSKKCENFVSSWSLDAGPMRFFIFDSSSGEDIFTTQSEIDAFEKQFNKLTQNSSSKPIWFLTHRPLWRSPKKRIFTFTSHGNLAQIEAFGDKFPNNVAAIVSGHIHIAQILLMNQVPDQIIVGNGGALLHAQDQESVYKNVEFDYSNGKNYLAHEVKNFFGFGFAMLNLDDHEFTFYNQDNKEMYSTKLTKDFKIKTGFVEKEA; via the coding sequence ATGAATATAGTTAGTATTTTTATTTTTTTGGCTTTATCTCTTGTAACCAGCTTTTATTCTGCTCACTCAGAAATATTATACACATGGTCTCAAGTTGTTCCGGAAAATAAGTTAAGCATACGTGCAATCATAAACGATGACACATGTCCTATTGCTCACGTTGATGGCAAAGACATAGAAATGCTGGATCGTAGCTCAGTCAATAATGGAAACAATGTTGAGAAAGTTTGTGAACTGTTAGTACAAACAGATGCAAAAGACATTAGCATTAACAATCTACAAGTTCCTACATTCCCAACAAAGATCAATAAAATTGCTTTTATCGGTGATACAGGCTGTAGAATAAATATGTTATTCCAACAAGAATGTAATTCAGTAGATAGTTGGCCTTTAAAAAAAAATTTGAATTCAATTGCTCTTCACAAACCAGATTTAATTATCCATGTTGGCGATTATCATTATAGAAAAACAAAGTGTAGAAATACAAAAAAGTGTGGAGAAATTTACGGATATAATAAAGAAGCTTGGTATACTGATTGGTTTGAACCAGCAAAGGATATCTCTCTACAATCTCCTTTTCTTTTTGTTCGCGGAAATCACGAAAGTTGTGATAGGGCTTATGAAGGGTGGTTCAGATATTTAGATTCATACCCCTTTTCGTCTAAAAAATGTGAAAATTTCGTTTCTAGTTGGTCTTTAGATGCTGGACCAATGAGATTTTTTATATTCGACTCCTCGTCCGGTGAAGATATTTTCACCACTCAAAGTGAAATTGATGCCTTCGAAAAACAATTTAATAAATTAACGCAAAATAGTTCTAGTAAACCTATATGGTTTTTAACTCACAGGCCTTTGTGGAGATCTCCGAAAAAGAGAATTTTTACATTTACAAGCCATGGAAACCTTGCACAAATTGAAGCTTTTGGAGATAAATTTCCAAATAATGTTGCTGCTATAGTTTCTGGCCACATTCATATAGCTCAGATTTTATTAATGAATCAGGTTCCAGACCAAATTATAGTTGGAAATGGTGGTGCATTATTACATGCTCAAGATCAAGAATCTGTTTATAAAAATGTAGAATTTGACTATTCAAATGGTAAAAACTACTTAGCACACGAGGTAAAAAATTTTTTTGGCTTTGGTTTTGCAATGCTAAATTTAGATGATCATGAATTTACTTTCTATAATCAGGATAATAAGGAAATGTACTCTACGAAGCTAACGAAAGATTTTAAAATTAAAACAGGATTTGTTGAAAAAGAAGCCTAG